In Mobula birostris isolate sMobBir1 chromosome 15, sMobBir1.hap1, whole genome shotgun sequence, the following proteins share a genomic window:
- the LOC140210275 gene encoding leukotriene B4 receptor 1-like, translated as MDLNVTEVDHSSVAQTAAVTVILSLASLLGIPGNILVIWIITFNMQKQKSPTVVLILNLAIADVLVLISLPLWIYSFVHGWPFGQVFCKLLTFIIHCNMYVSVFLITVMSAERFVAVTYPFTSQRWRKVTVVRVVVLCVWILALLFAIPVLMYKELDNDENGQPQCMYGTFSSETQEILCTMMQFIVAFVIPFSMMSVFYMCIGKKLKGMVFKRHNRTGMVIGMVVVVFFMCWMPYHAVNLVSVIALMTKTNKAISDMLYDIYDYGILVAGALVFLNSCANPVIYAFAARNIRNSFQVSAFGKLFDQMTYAESWKKSKDASTEKKSFTLEELNSLQNI; from the coding sequence ATGGATTTGAATGTCACTGAGGTGGATCACTCATCTGTGGCACAAACTGCAGCAGTTACCGTCATCTTAAGCTTGGCTTCCCTCCTTGGAATCCCAGGAAACATACTAGTCATCTGGATTATAACTTTCAACATGCAGAAGCAGAAATCACCCACTGTTGTGTTGATTTTGAACTTGGCAATAGCTGATGTCCTGGTTCTGATCAGCTTGCCTCTGTGGATCTACAGTTTTGTGCATGGCTGGCCATTCGGACAAGTGTTTTGCAAACTCCTGACCTTCATCATCCACTGCAACATGTACGTAAGCGTCTTTCTCATCACGGTGATGAGTGCTGAGCGTTTTGTGGCTGTCACTTACCCATTTACCTCGCAGCGATGGCGCAAGGTCACGGTGGTGCGTGTGGTGGTGTTATGTGTCTGGATCTTGGCCCTTCTCTTTGCAATTCCAGTTTTAATGTACAAGGAGCTAGACAATGATGAAAATGGTCAGCCTCAATGCATGTACGGGACTTTTAGCTCTGAGACTCAGGAAATTTTATGCACTATGATGCAATTCATTGTTGCATTTGTAATCCCCTTTTCGATGATGTCTGTTTTCTACATGTGTATTGGTAAGAAATTAAAAGGCATGGTTTTTAAACGTCATAACAGAACTGGGATGGTAATCGGTATGGTGGTGGTCGTATTCTTCATGTGCTGGATGCCTTACCATGCTGTTAACCTGGTTTCAGTCATAGCACTGATGACCAAGACTAATAAAGCCATTTCTGATATGTTATATGATATCTATGATTATGGCATACTGGTCGCTGGAGCTTTAGTTTTTCTCAACAGCTGTGCCAATCCTGTTATTTACGCATTTGCTGCACGGAATATCAGAAATAGTTTTCAAGTGTCAGCCTTCGGCAAGCTTTTTGACCAGATGACTTATGCAGAATCCTGGAAGAAAAGCAAGGATGCATCCACCGAAAAAAAGAGCTTTACTTTGGAAGAGCTTAATTCTCTCCAGAACATTTAA